ACGAAGGTTTCTTCGTAACTTCGATTCTGTTTGCTTTGATCGTTCCACCTACGCTGCCGCTTTGGCAGGCTGCCTTGGGTATTACCTTCGGCGTGGTGGTTGCGAAAGAGGTGTTCGGCGGTACGGGTAAAAACTTTATGAACCCTGCGCTGGCAGGCCGTGCCTTCTTGTTCTTCGCTTATCCTGCCAATATTACCGGCGACACCGTTTGGACGGCGGTTGACGGCTATTCTGGTGCCACTGCTTTGGCGCAATGGGCGGCACACGGTGCAGACGGCCTGAAAAACGCTGTAACCGGTCAAAACATCTCTTGGATGGATGCGTTTATCGGTAACGTGCCCGGCTCAATCGGCGAAGTATCCACTTTGGCACTCTTAATCGGCGGCGCGTTTATCGTGTTCACCCGTATTGCCTCTTGGCGCATTATCGCCGGCGTGATGATCGGTATGATTACCATGTCTTCTCTGTTTAACTTCATCGGTTCGGACACCAACGCCATGTTCTCCATGCCTTGGTACTGGCACTTGGTGGTCGGCGGCTTCGCCATCGGTATGCTGTTTATGGCGACCGACCCTGTTTCCGCTTCCTTTACCAATGTCGGCAAATGGTGGTACGGCGTGCTTATCGGTGTGATGTGCGTGTTGATCCGCGTGGTCAACCCTGCTTACCCCGAAGGCATGATGTTGGCGATTCTGTTTGCCAACCTGTTTGCCCCGATTTTCGACTATTTCGTCGCACAAGCGAACATCAAACGCAGAAAGGCGCGCAGCAATGGCTAAGAAATTCGATAAAGACAGCTTCAGCGGCACGCTGATTGTGGTATTGGTTGTCAGCCTGATTTGTTCCATCATCGTTGCTGGTGCGGTCGTCGGCTTGAAACCTATCCAAGAGAAACAAAAACTCCAAGACAAACAAGGCTATATCTTAAGCGTAGCCGGTTTGATGGATAAAAACACCGACATCAGCAAAACCTTTGCCGAACGTATCGAGCAACGTGTCGTGGACTTGGCAACCGGCGAATATGTCGCTGATGCGCCTAAAGACTTCAGCGCACGCGTTGCCGGCAAAGACCCTGCCCAAAGCATCCAAATCAAACCCGAAGACGATTTGGCCGGCATCAAAAGCCGTGCCAAATACACCGAGGTTTATCTGGTAAAAGGCGATGACGGCAAAGTCAGCCAAATCATCCTGCCTATGCACGGCAACGGTTTGTGGTCTGTCATGTACGGTTTTGTCGCCATCCAACCCGACGGCAACACCATCAACGGCATCACCTACTACGACCAAGGCGAAACCCCGGGCTTGGGCGGCGAAATCGGCAATCCGTTGTGGCAACAAAAATTCGTCGGCAAAAAACTGTTTGACGAACAAGGCAAACTCGCCCTGCATGTTGGCAAAGGCGCAAGTTCGGACAAAGAACACGGCGTAGATGCCCTCTCCGGCGCATCGCTGACATCTAAAGGCGTGCAAGGTTCATTCGCCTACTGGTTCGGCGAAAACGGCTATATCCCCTACCTGAACAAATTGAAATCAGCAGGAGCACAATAATGGCTGACATGAAACGCTTGAAATATTTGATGTTTTCACCCTTTATCGACAATAACCCGATTGCCTTGCAGGTTTTGGGTATTTGTTCGGCTTTGGCGGTTACCACCAAACTTCAGACGGCCATCGTAATGGGTATTTCCGTAGCTTTGGTAACCGGTTTTTCCAGCTTCTTCATTTCTTTGGTACGCAACTACATCCCCAACAGCATCCGTATTATCGTGCAAATGGCGATTGTTGCTTCTTTGGTAACGCTGGTTGACCAACTGCTCCAAGCCTTTGCTTATGAGCTGTCCAAACAGCTGTCCGTATTCGTCGGCCTGATTATTACCAACTGTATCGTGATGGGTCGTGCCGAAGCATTTGCCATGAAAGAGCCTCCTTTGGAAAGCTTGGTTGACGGTATCGGTAACGGCGCAGGTTACGGCATGATGTTGATCATCATCGCAACCATCCGCGAACTGATCGGCTCAGGCAAGCTCTTTGGCTACACCATTTTCCAAACTGTACAAGATGGCGGCTGGTATCAAACCAACGGCTTGTTCCTGCTCGCCCCTAGCGCGTTCTTCATCATCGGCTTCTTGGTATGGGGTCTGCGCACTTGGAAACCTGAACAGGCGGAGAAATAACACATGGAACATTACTTAAGCCTCTTTGTAAAATCCGTCTTTCTGGAAAACATGGCACTGTCCTTCTTCTTGGGGATGTGTACATTTTTGGCGGTATCTAAAAAAGTATCCACTGCATTCGGTTTGGGCGTTGCTGTAACTTTCGTACTCGGCCTGTCCGTCCCTGCCAACCAACTTGTTTACTCGCTGTTGAAAGACGGCGCGCTGGTTGAAGGCGTGGACCTGACCTTCCTGAAATTCATCACCTTCATCGGCGTGATTGCCGCTTTGGTGCAGATTTTGGAAATGTTCTTGGACAAATTCGTCCCTGCCCTCTACAACGCATTGGGTATCTACCTACCCCTGATTACCGTAAACTGCGCGATTTTCGGTGCCGTATCGTTTATGGCGCAACGCGAATATAACTTCGGCGAGTCCGTTGTATATGGTTTCGGTGCAGGTTTGGGCTGGCTTTTGGCTATTGTCGCTTTGGCGGGCATTACCGAAAAAATGAAATATTCGGACGTCCCTAAAGGTCTCAAAGGCTTGGGCATTACCTTTATCGCCGCCGGCCTGATGGCAATGGCGTTTATGTCGTTCTCCGGCATCCAGTTATAAGAAAGGAATCGGCATGGAGATTATTTTAGGTATTGTGATGTTTACCCTCATCGTCTTGGTTTTGGCACTGATGATTCTGTTTGCCAAATCCAAGTTGGTGAGCGAAGGCGACATCACCATCAAAGTCAATAACGAAAAAGAGCTGACGATGCCTGCCGGCGGCAAACTGCTGGGTGCGCTTGCCAGCCAAGGTATCTTCGTTCCTTCCGCCTGTGGTGGCGGCGGTTCGTGCGGACAATGCCGCGTTGTCGTGAAAAGCGGCGGCGGCGACATTCTGCCTACCGAGTTGTCCCACATCAGCAAACGCGAAGCGCGCGAAGGCTGCCGTCTGTCTTGTCAGGTCAACGTTAAAACCGACATGGACATCGAAGTACCGGAAGAAGTGTTCGGCGTGAAAAAATGGGAATGCACCGTCATCTCCAATGACAACAAAGCAACGTTCATTAAAGAACTCAAGCTTGCCATTCCCGAAGGCGAAGAAGTCCCTTTCCGCGCCGGCGGCTACATCCAAATTGAAGCCCCTCCTCACACTGTTGCCTACAAAGACTTCGACATTCCTAAGGAATACCACGAAGACTGGGACAAATACAATCTGTGGCAATACGTTTCCAAAGTGGACGAGCCGATTTTGCGTGCCTACTCCATGGCTTCATACCCTGAAGAAAAAGGCATTATTATGTTGAACGTTCGTATCGCTACGCCTCCTCCTCGCGTACCTGATGCGCCTCCGGGACAAATGTCTTCTTACATCTGGTCGCTTAAAGCCGGTGATAAAGTAACGATTTCCGGTCCGTTCGGTGAGTTCTTTGCCAAAGATACCGATGCCGAAATGGTATTTATCGGCGGTGGTGCGGGTATGGCGCCGATGCGCTCCCACATTTTCGACCAGCTGAAACGTTTGAACTCCAAACGTAAGATTACCTTCTGGTATGGTGCCCGTTCTAAACGCGAGATGTTCTATGTCGAAGACTTCGACCAACTCGCAGCAGAATTCCCGAACTTCACATGGCACGTCGCCCTGTCCGACCCATTGCCTGAAGACAACTGGGACGGCTACACAGGCTTCATTCACAACGTGGTTTACGAAAACCATCTGAAAAACCATGAAGCACCGGAAGACTGCGAATTCTATATGTGCGGCCCTCCGATCATGAACCAGTCCGTCATCAAAATGCTCAAAGACTTGGGCGTGGAAGACGAAAACATCCTCTTGGACGATTTCGGCGGCTAACAGACAAAAAGGAAGAAACCTCGGTTTCTTCTTTTTTATTGCCAGGCCGTCTGAAAACCATACTTTCAGACGGCCTGAACCTTTCTTTTACGATACAATAAAGGCTTCAAAAAATAATCTGCACATCCCTTATGCCGCTTCTTTCAAATTCGTTTTACCGTCCGATAATCGGTTGCACCGTTGCCATCGTTTCCACACTCACCCTCTCTGCCTGCCAACCTGAAAAACAACAAACCATTACCCTGCAAGGCGAGACCATGGGCACGACCTATACCGTCAAATATCTTTCAGACGGCCAAGACAAACTCCCCTCACCTGCCGAAATACAAAAACGCATTGATGACGCACTTAAAGAAGTCAATCGGCAAATGTCTACCTACCAGACCGATTCCGAAATCAGCCAATTCAACCAGCTGCGCACCGTCAATCAGGCAATGCCCATTTCCCAAGACTTTGCCTATGTAACCGGCGAAGCCTTGCGTTTAAACAAACTGACACACGGCGCACTAGACGTAACCGTCGGTCCTTTGGTCAACCTCTGGGGATTCGGCCCGCAAAAAGAAATCACGCACGAACCGACTGCACAAGAAATCCAATATGCTTCAGAAATGGTTGGTACGGACAAACTCAAACTTTCCCAAGACGGACAGCAGCCTACACTCGCCAAAACCCATCCCGAAGTCTATTTAGACCTATCCTCCATTGCCAAAGGCTTTGGTGTGGATAAAACCGCCGCCGAACTTGAAAAACTCAATATCGGCAATTATTTGGTAGAAATCGGAGGCGAGTTGCATGGCAAAGGCCGCAATGCACAAGGCAATCCTTGGCGTATCGGCATCGAGCAGCCCAATATCGTTCAAGGCGGCGCCACTCAAATTACCATTCCATTGGACAATAAATCACTGGCCACATCCGGCGACTACCGTATTTTCCATGTCGATAAGTCAGGCCGCCGCCTTTCCCATATCATCAACCCTAAAACCAAACAACCCATCAGCCACAACCTTGCTTCCATCAGCGTAGTAGCAGAAAACGCCACACTTGCAGACGGCCTTTCCACCGGATTGTTCGTTCTCGGAGAAACTGAAGCACTTAAACTTGCCGAGCAAGAAAATCTCGCCGTTTTCCTTATCATCCGGACCCCGCAAGGCGGCTACCATACTAAAATGTCCAACGCATTCAAGAAATTATTAAACTAATCTTCAGGAATACACACATGAAAACCCTTCTTCTGACTTTCGGCATCTTTATCATTGTCATCCTCGGCATGGCAGTCGGCTATATTTTCTCTAAACGCACCATCAAAGGCAGCTGCGGCGGCATTTCCTCGCTCGGCATGAAGAAAATGTGCGATTGCGACACGCCATGCGATACCTTGCAAAAAGAGCTGGATAAAAAACAACATTCCGACAATCAAGGCATCAAGGTTGATCATTAAGTCGTTGTTGAATGTTTATTCATGATTTAAGACAGCTTATCCCCTATCAGGCCGTCTGAAAAATAAAAGAGCGTGACCCAAATGGATACACGCTCTTTTATTTTGCCTCTTCCAAAGCAATCCAAAAATATCTTACACACCCGTTTAAAACAAAGCCACTTCAAACCAATCAGAAAACAAAAAGAAAAGCTCCTGCAAAACAGGAGCTTTTTCTTGGAAGAAACCGGATTATTTCAATTTAGTTTCTTTGTAAATAACGTGTTTACGGGCTACTGGGTCAAATTTTTTGATTTCCAGTTTGCCAGGCATAGTACGTTTGTTTTTAGTAGTTGTGTAGAAGTGACCAGTACCAGCACTGGACTCCAGTTTGATTTTATCGCGCATTGCAGTAATCCTTAATTAATGGTGTTTAAATTAAGCTTCGCCGCGAGCACGCAAATCAGCCAATACGACATCAATGCCTACTTTATCGATGGTGCGCAATGCAGCGTTAGAAACGCGCAGGCGAACCCAGCGGTTTTCACTTTCTACCCAGAAACGACGTGATTGCAAGTTAGGCAAAAAACGACGTTTGGTTTTGTTGTTGGCGTGTGATACGTTATTGCCAGACATCGGGCGCTTACCGGTCACTTTGCAAACTCGTGCCATGGTTAGTCTCCAAACTTCTAAAATAGTAAAACGCGATTTATACCACGAAATCCGCCTTCAGTTCAAGTCGTTTGCTGAAAAAACGGGATTTGTGGAAATAAATCTTCTCAATATGTTGCATCTGCGAAACGGTATTTCGCAAAGCCTTAACTTTTCAATTATAACGGATTTCTTTAAAAAAATCATCTGTCGTTTGCGCGGTCGGCGAAATAAACAGGCCATCTGAACATTTCAGACGGCCTGTTTATCGTCATGCTTTTTTCTTCAACGCCGCATTCAAAATGCAGCCGAGTATAAAGCAGGCTAAAGAAGGAACAACCCACCCTAAACCGATATTGTAAAACGGCAATGCGCGCTCGATGGCGGCGGCGGTATCGGCATCCAATCCAAACGCAGCTTTATAGGCATCGAGCAAACCGACCATAAGGGCCGCCATCATGGTGCAGAAATAGACAATACGGCCGCCGCCGAACAGTTTATCCGTCAAAGCCAGCAGAATGATGACGATGGTCAGCGGATACAACAGCATCAGCATTGGGATGGAAAACTGCAAAATCGCTGAAAGGCCTTTATTGGCCAACAGGATAGACACCACCGTATTCAGTATCACAAAGACTTTATAAGAAATACCCGGGCAAAGACGATTGAAATATTCGGCGCATGAAGTAATCAAACCCACCGCCGTACTCAGACAGGCAAGCAGCACCATGACGCCAAGCAACACAATACCGGCCGTACCGAAATAATGCTGTGCGGTTTTAGACAAAACCAACGCGCCGTTTTCCTGCAAGCCGATACCGGCCACGCCTGTCGCACCCATATAACCGATAAACAGGTAAACCACTGCCAGGCAGGAAGCCGCCAACACACCGGAAATCGTCGTGGTCTTCAGCAAATCCGCACGGTTGTCCACGCCCATGGCGCGAACGGCATCGATGACGATAATGGCAAACACCAGCGAAGCCAGCGCGTCCATGGTGCCGTAGCCTTCCAAAATACCTTTAACCAACGGATGCGCGGCAAAATCGCCTTGCGCCGCCTGTGGCATACCCATCGGGTTAATAGCGGCATAGCCGACCAATATTGCAATTGCCAGCAATAAAACGGGCGTAAGGATTTTACCGATACGATCAACCAGTTTCCCCGGAGAAATCGACAGCCAATAAGTCATGCCGAAAAACACCAGACTGAATACGGCCAATGCGATGCTTTTCCAAGATTCATCAATGAAAGGAGAGATGGCGGTTTCAAAAGATACCGTTGCCGTACGCGGCATGGCAAACAAGGGGCCGATTGCCAGATAAAGCGCAGCGGCAAAAGTCACGCCGTACCAAGGCGCAACACGGGAAGCCAGCGCTTCCACATCGCGCGAGCCGGAATAGCCGACGGCAATCACGCCCAGCAATGGCAACCCCGCACCGGTCAACAAAAAGCCGAACATTGCCGAAAGCCAGTTTTCGCCGGCCTGCTGCCCCAAATAAGCCGGGTAAATTAAGTTACCCGCGCCGAAAAACAGCGCAAACAGCATCAAACCCACCGCCCATAAAGAGGCCTTGCTGCGACTTGTCGTCGAATTCATTTTAGTTCTCTTTTTTCAAATAACCGTTATCGGTTTCATCGATTTCAAGGCCGTCTGAAAGCATTTCGGCTTCGTTTGTTTCCAAACCGTCTTTCAGGCTGATTTCGATTTCGCCATAATTTTCCGGCTGTACGATACGCACCAAGCCTTCTTTGGCCAGTTCCAGTAATGCAATAAAATTGACCACCACATACGTCGCGCCCTGCTCCGGCTTAAACAAATCGCTGAATTTGCTGATGCCGCTTTCGTTCAAACGGCGCAAAATCGCCGTCATCTGCGCGCGCACGGAAATGGTTTCCCGCACCACTTCATGACTGCGCGTATGCTTGGCACGCGACAAAATACCCAACCAAGCCTGCGTCAAATCGGCAACGCACACTTCCGGCAACTTCGCTTCAACCGCAATTTCCAGCGGCAAATACGCCCAAGCGAAATCACGTCCGGCGCGCGGCAACGCGTCCAAGCCTTGAGCCGCCAGTTTCATTTGTTCGTAAGCCAACAGACGGCGCACCAACTCGGCACGCGGATCCGCCTCTTCATCCTCAACTTCTTCAGGACGCGGCAACAGCAGGCGCGATTTAATTTCAATCAGCATCGCCGCCATCAGCAGGTATTCCGCCGCCAAATCAAACTGATATGCCTCCATTTGGGCAATATAGTGCAGATACTGTTCGGTAATCTTCACCATCGGAATATCGAGAACGTCGATATTTTGCTTGCGGATAAGGTACAGCAGCAAATCCAACGGCCCTTGGAAGCTGCTCAATACCACCTTCAACGCATCAGGCGGAATAAACAAATCCTGCGGCAAATCGGTAACAGGCTGACCGAACACCCACGCAACGGTATGTTCAGACGGCGTTGCGGCAGTGGAAGAAATAAGGTGTTCTGAAGGCATGGTTAAAGGGTCTTTTTCTTTTTAAGTTTAGTAAGAAGTTTCATCAACAAAAGGCCGTCTGAAACGAAGACGACCCGTTTTTAATATAAAAATCAGCGGTTTTTACGATTGATTTGCAAAGAAACAATGGCGACGGCAAAGGTCTGCGCCAAGGCCATGCCCAACAGCGGCAGGCTGGCGAAAACTGTACCCGTCAGTACCGAGCCGATATCTCGGGACAACACAAAACCATCTCTCGCAAGCATCGCCACCATCAAAGCCGACAACAGCAAACTTTCGCAGCCGACCAAAAACCAAATCATTTTAACTGAACGGCGTTTGCGCCATTTCATGATACCGGCGTGCACAAGGCTGAAGATCACGATAGACAGAAACGGATAAAGAAAAGTGGTGAATGGGCGGTTATAACCGCTTTGCACACACAAATAATCGCCCGGCAGCGTATTGCATTCCATCACATCAAGAAACATCGGATCGACGGCATACATCAATACGCCGAACCATACCGCATAAATCAGACTGGCAATAAAGTAGGCTTTAAAAAATCGGCTCTTAACCATCTTCCCCTACCCCTCACTTCCGCCCCGCGATATGCTCCACCGCAGCCTGCGCACAATACAGCCCAAACGAAGCCGTCACCAGCATACTCGCCCCATAGCCCGCGCAGGACAAACCTTGCGGCGCGGCATCGGTCGAACACGCTTCGCCGGATTGCGGCGGCGTAATATTCTCAGTTGAATAAACGCAAGGCACGCGCATTTTTTCTTTGGTATCGCGGCTGAAGCCGTAGCGTTTGCGCAGGGTGTAGCGCAAGTTGGAAAGCAGCGGATCGTGGGTAACGCGGCTCAAATCGGCGGTTTGGATTAAAGCCGGATTTTTCTGTCCACCCGCGCCGCCGCTGATAATAAACGGTTGTTTATGTTGCACGAAATACGCCGCCATCGCCGCTTTGACACGGATTTGGTCGATGGCATCGATGACGAAGTCAAAAGGCCGTCTGAAAAGTTCGTCCAGATTGTCTTCGGTAACAAAATCTTCGATTTCCGTCACTTCGCATTGCGGATTGATTTGGGCGATGCGTTCGCGCAAAGCGGTAACTTTTGCCTTACCGAAATCATCGGTCAAAGCGTGCAACTGACGGTTGACATTGGACTCGGCAACATTGTCCAAATCAATCAGCGTTAAACGACCGATACCGCTTCTCGCCAACGCCTCCACCGTCCACGAGCCGACACCGCCGACGCCGACCACGCACACATGCGCACGCGAAAAGCGCGCCAGTGCTTCGTCTCCGTAAAGTCTGGCAATGCCGCCAAAGCGGCGCGAAGAAAGAAAAGCGGCATCCTGCATAAGTAACCTTGTGATATATCAATAAATTAATGAAAAACGCGACAGGCGATTCGGACTGACATTATACTTGAAAGCAGATGGGCTGTTGTACCCGCCCGAAAGAGTTTATAATCGTTTCACATTCAGACAAGTTCTGATTTCATATTAAACGAAAGTGCCGCTACTCGGCGCAAAAGGAGAATAAATATGTACAAACATCTGGTTGTAGCCGTTGACGGTAGCGAGACCTCCCTCAATGCATTGAAACACGCCGCCGAACTGGCAAGCCTCAACAAAGCCCAACTGACTTTGGTTCACGTTGCCAACCCTGCCGAATACATGGCTTTGGCTCCTGAATTCCTGCAACACGAAAGCTACGAAGCTGCCGCAGTGGCTCAAGGCAACGAAGTTTTGGATTTCGCAGAAAAAACAGCGCGTGAAAGCGGCGTTGAAAACATCGTGAAACATCTGTTGGTTGCCAACAAAGGCGCGCGCGAAATGGCGCAAGACTTGGTTGACTACGCCGACAACAACGGTGCAGACCTGCTGGTACTCGGTACACACGGCCGCACCGGCCTGATGCACTTGCTGATGGGCAGCTTCGCCGAGACCGTAATGCGTCAAAGCCACCTGCCTCTGCTGATTATCCGCAGCAAAGCTGAAGAAGCATAATCAAGCATTGATTTAAAATAGCGAAAGGCCGTCTGAATATTTTTCAGACGGCCTTTTTTCACATGACAGCTTCAGCTTTTATTTTGCCATTTCTTTGAACACTTCGTGTGCCACAGCAATGGTTTCGTCAATCAGCTCAGGCGTATGCGCGGCGGAAACAAAACCGGCTTCGTAAGCTGACGGGCCGAATGCGACATTGCGGTCGAGCATACCGTGGAAGAAATGTTTGAAACCGTCGATATTGGAACGCGCCATGTCGGCGTAGTTTTGCGGCGTGTGGCTGGCAAAATACAAACCAAACATACCGCCCACGCTGTCCGCCGTAAATTCAACACCATGTGCTTTAGCCGCGTCGGCAATACCGTTGGCGAGGCGTTGGGTCAGGGCAGTCAGGTTTTCATAGAAGCCTTCGCGCTGAATGATTTCCAGCGTTTTCAAACCGGCGGCAACCGCAATCGGATTGCCGGACAATGTACCTGCCTGATACACGCCGCCCAACGGGGAAATACATTCCATAATATCTTTACGGCCGCCGAACGCCGCCAAAGGCATACCGCCGCCGATCACTTTGCCCATGGTGGTCAAATCAGGTTTGATGCCGTGCAAAGATTGCGCGCCGCCCAGCGCCACGCGGAAGCCGGTCATCACTTCGTCGTAAATCAACACGGCGCCGTGTTTTTCAGTCAATTCACGCAAGGCTTTGACAAAGGCTTCAGACGGCCTAACCAGATTCATATTGCCGACAAAAGGCTCCAAAATCACACAGGCAATGTCATTGCCGCTTTGGGCAAAGGCTTCTTCCAGTTGGGCAATATTGTTGTATTCGAGTACCAAAGTATGTTTGGTAAAGTCGGCAGGCACACCGGCGGAAGAAGGATTGC
This genomic interval from Neisseria sp. Marseille-Q5346 contains the following:
- the rpmB gene encoding 50S ribosomal protein L28, giving the protein MARVCKVTGKRPMSGNNVSHANNKTKRRFLPNLQSRRFWVESENRWVRLRVSNAALRTIDKVGIDVVLADLRARGEA
- the nqrE gene encoding NADH:ubiquinone reductase (Na(+)-transporting) subunit E — translated: MEHYLSLFVKSVFLENMALSFFLGMCTFLAVSKKVSTAFGLGVAVTFVLGLSVPANQLVYSLLKDGALVEGVDLTFLKFITFIGVIAALVQILEMFLDKFVPALYNALGIYLPLITVNCAIFGAVSFMAQREYNFGESVVYGFGAGLGWLLAIVALAGITEKMKYSDVPKGLKGLGITFIAAGLMAMAFMSFSGIQL
- the nqrM gene encoding (Na+)-NQR maturation NqrM; this translates as MKTLLLTFGIFIIVILGMAVGYIFSKRTIKGSCGGISSLGMKKMCDCDTPCDTLQKELDKKQHSDNQGIKVDH
- a CDS encoding universal stress protein; protein product: MYKHLVVAVDGSETSLNALKHAAELASLNKAQLTLVHVANPAEYMALAPEFLQHESYEAAAVAQGNEVLDFAEKTARESGVENIVKHLLVANKGAREMAQDLVDYADNNGADLLVLGTHGRTGLMHLLMGSFAETVMRQSHLPLLIIRSKAEEA
- a CDS encoding ScpA family protein, which translates into the protein MPSEHLISSTAATPSEHTVAWVFGQPVTDLPQDLFIPPDALKVVLSSFQGPLDLLLYLIRKQNIDVLDIPMVKITEQYLHYIAQMEAYQFDLAAEYLLMAAMLIEIKSRLLLPRPEEVEDEEADPRAELVRRLLAYEQMKLAAQGLDALPRAGRDFAWAYLPLEIAVEAKLPEVCVADLTQAWLGILSRAKHTRSHEVVRETISVRAQMTAILRRLNESGISKFSDLFKPEQGATYVVVNFIALLELAKEGLVRIVQPENYGEIEISLKDGLETNEAEMLSDGLEIDETDNGYLKKEN
- the rpmG gene encoding 50S ribosomal protein L33, producing MRDKIKLESSAGTGHFYTTTKNKRTMPGKLEIKKFDPVARKHVIYKETKLK
- a CDS encoding NADH:ubiquinone reductase (Na(+)-transporting) subunit D, translating into MADMKRLKYLMFSPFIDNNPIALQVLGICSALAVTTKLQTAIVMGISVALVTGFSSFFISLVRNYIPNSIRIIVQMAIVASLVTLVDQLLQAFAYELSKQLSVFVGLIITNCIVMGRAEAFAMKEPPLESLVDGIGNGAGYGMMLIIIATIRELIGSGKLFGYTIFQTVQDGGWYQTNGLFLLAPSAFFIIGFLVWGLRTWKPEQAEK
- a CDS encoding NADH:ubiquinone reductase (Na(+)-transporting) subunit B — encoded protein: MGLKHFLEKIEPHFLPGGKHEKWYALYEAAATIFYTSGAVTRKAAHVRDALDSKRMMILVWLALFPAMFYGMYNVGVQAFGALTPDLLQQNIANDWHYALANALGINMSSEAGVLSKTLFGAIFFLPIYATVFVVGGFWEVLFATVRKHEINEGFFVTSILFALIVPPTLPLWQAALGITFGVVVAKEVFGGTGKNFMNPALAGRAFLFFAYPANITGDTVWTAVDGYSGATALAQWAAHGADGLKNAVTGQNISWMDAFIGNVPGSIGEVSTLALLIGGAFIVFTRIASWRIIAGVMIGMITMSSLFNFIGSDTNAMFSMPWYWHLVVGGFAIGMLFMATDPVSASFTNVGKWWYGVLIGVMCVLIRVVNPAYPEGMMLAILFANLFAPIFDYFVAQANIKRRKARSNG
- a CDS encoding tRNA threonylcarbamoyladenosine dehydratase — encoded protein: MQDAAFLSSRRFGGIARLYGDEALARFSRAHVCVVGVGGVGSWTVEALARSGIGRLTLIDLDNVAESNVNRQLHALTDDFGKAKVTALRERIAQINPQCEVTEIEDFVTEDNLDELFRRPFDFVIDAIDQIRVKAAMAAYFVQHKQPFIISGGAGGQKNPALIQTADLSRVTHDPLLSNLRYTLRKRYGFSRDTKEKMRVPCVYSTENITPPQSGEACSTDAAPQGLSCAGYGASMLVTASFGLYCAQAAVEHIAGRK
- the brnQ gene encoding branched-chain amino acid transport system II carrier protein; amino-acid sequence: MNSTTSRSKASLWAVGLMLFALFFGAGNLIYPAYLGQQAGENWLSAMFGFLLTGAGLPLLGVIAVGYSGSRDVEALASRVAPWYGVTFAAALYLAIGPLFAMPRTATVSFETAISPFIDESWKSIALAVFSLVFFGMTYWLSISPGKLVDRIGKILTPVLLLAIAILVGYAAINPMGMPQAAQGDFAAHPLVKGILEGYGTMDALASLVFAIIVIDAVRAMGVDNRADLLKTTTISGVLAASCLAVVYLFIGYMGATGVAGIGLQENGALVLSKTAQHYFGTAGIVLLGVMVLLACLSTAVGLITSCAEYFNRLCPGISYKVFVILNTVVSILLANKGLSAILQFSIPMLMLLYPLTIVIILLALTDKLFGGGRIVYFCTMMAALMVGLLDAYKAAFGLDADTAAAIERALPFYNIGLGWVVPSLACFILGCILNAALKKKA
- the nqrF gene encoding NADH:ubiquinone reductase (Na(+)-transporting) subunit F — its product is MEIILGIVMFTLIVLVLALMILFAKSKLVSEGDITIKVNNEKELTMPAGGKLLGALASQGIFVPSACGGGGSCGQCRVVVKSGGGDILPTELSHISKREAREGCRLSCQVNVKTDMDIEVPEEVFGVKKWECTVISNDNKATFIKELKLAIPEGEEVPFRAGGYIQIEAPPHTVAYKDFDIPKEYHEDWDKYNLWQYVSKVDEPILRAYSMASYPEEKGIIMLNVRIATPPPRVPDAPPGQMSSYIWSLKAGDKVTISGPFGEFFAKDTDAEMVFIGGGAGMAPMRSHIFDQLKRLNSKRKITFWYGARSKREMFYVEDFDQLAAEFPNFTWHVALSDPLPEDNWDGYTGFIHNVVYENHLKNHEAPEDCEFYMCGPPIMNQSVIKMLKDLGVEDENILLDDFGG
- a CDS encoding FAD:protein FMN transferase; the encoded protein is MPLLSNSFYRPIIGCTVAIVSTLTLSACQPEKQQTITLQGETMGTTYTVKYLSDGQDKLPSPAEIQKRIDDALKEVNRQMSTYQTDSEISQFNQLRTVNQAMPISQDFAYVTGEALRLNKLTHGALDVTVGPLVNLWGFGPQKEITHEPTAQEIQYASEMVGTDKLKLSQDGQQPTLAKTHPEVYLDLSSIAKGFGVDKTAAELEKLNIGNYLVEIGGELHGKGRNAQGNPWRIGIEQPNIVQGGATQITIPLDNKSLATSGDYRIFHVDKSGRRLSHIINPKTKQPISHNLASISVVAENATLADGLSTGLFVLGETEALKLAEQENLAVFLIIRTPQGGYHTKMSNAFKKLLN
- a CDS encoding Na(+)-translocating NADH-quinone reductase subunit C, with the protein product MAKKFDKDSFSGTLIVVLVVSLICSIIVAGAVVGLKPIQEKQKLQDKQGYILSVAGLMDKNTDISKTFAERIEQRVVDLATGEYVADAPKDFSARVAGKDPAQSIQIKPEDDLAGIKSRAKYTEVYLVKGDDGKVSQIILPMHGNGLWSVMYGFVAIQPDGNTINGITYYDQGETPGLGGEIGNPLWQQKFVGKKLFDEQGKLALHVGKGASSDKEHGVDALSGASLTSKGVQGSFAYWFGENGYIPYLNKLKSAGAQ